Proteins co-encoded in one Alphaproteobacteria bacterium PA2 genomic window:
- a CDS encoding outer membrane chaperone Skp, with product MKIQITSAVVLATALSMTSVAGAYAQAAAAPPPAVSHGPVVPGVCIVALEGAMGTSTVGKYVQTRLQQIGTQVQSELSAEQTAIANEAKALDGQRGTLDQAAVDQKTSALQLRANALQRKAQLREREMQATQQKAIGRIGQEMEPIVRASYQQAKCSLLLQRDAVVLANPAMDITQSVVAGLNVKITQFAFDRERLDQATPGGQTGN from the coding sequence ATGAAAATCCAGATCACTTCCGCCGTGGTCCTCGCGACTGCGCTCTCAATGACCAGCGTGGCCGGAGCCTATGCTCAGGCCGCCGCAGCTCCGCCGCCAGCCGTGTCCCATGGGCCGGTCGTGCCGGGCGTATGCATCGTGGCGCTTGAAGGCGCCATGGGGACGTCAACAGTCGGCAAGTATGTGCAGACCCGACTCCAGCAGATCGGCACCCAGGTTCAGTCCGAACTGAGCGCTGAGCAGACGGCCATCGCCAATGAAGCCAAGGCCCTGGATGGTCAGCGCGGAACCCTGGATCAGGCCGCTGTCGACCAGAAGACATCGGCTTTGCAGCTGAGGGCCAATGCGCTTCAGCGCAAGGCCCAGCTCCGTGAACGTGAAATGCAGGCCACCCAGCAAAAGGCTATCGGCCGCATTGGTCAGGAAATGGAGCCCATCGTCCGGGCTTCCTATCAGCAGGCCAAGTGCAGCCTCCTGCTGCAGCGGGACGCTGTGGTTCTTGCCAACCCCGCCATGGACATCACGCAGTCCGTCGTCGCCGGCCTGAATGTGAAGATCACCCAGTTCGCCTTTGATCGGGAACGTCTGGACCAGGCGACCCCCGGCGGCCAAACTGGCAACTAG
- a CDS encoding acyl-[acyl-carrier-protein]--UDP-N-acetylglucosamine O-acyltransferase, with the protein MSVDIHPTAIVAPGAQLGEDVSVGPFCVIGENVKLGDRTKILTHAVIEGHTTIGADCTVRNFANLGGPPHHTGYNGEPTELLIGDRNKIWEHVTMHIGTPGGGGVTRVGNDGMFMATSHVGHDCHVGDNVILAHSATLGGHVDVGDFVMVSGLAAVHQYCRVGRYSFIGGLAAVTKDVIPYGLVWGNHAHLEGLNLVGLKRRDFSRETISELRSAYRLLFAEEGTFQERVDDTSATFGHSAPVMEIIEFIRADGNRPLCLPEREV; encoded by the coding sequence ATGAGCGTAGATATCCACCCGACCGCCATTGTCGCCCCCGGGGCGCAACTGGGCGAAGACGTATCCGTGGGCCCTTTCTGCGTCATTGGCGAGAATGTGAAGCTCGGCGACCGGACGAAGATTCTGACCCATGCCGTGATCGAGGGACATACGACCATCGGTGCGGACTGCACGGTGCGCAATTTTGCAAACCTTGGAGGCCCGCCTCACCATACCGGCTATAACGGCGAGCCCACCGAACTGCTCATTGGCGACCGGAACAAGATCTGGGAGCACGTGACCATGCATATCGGGACCCCCGGTGGCGGTGGGGTCACCCGGGTGGGCAATGACGGCATGTTCATGGCCACTAGCCATGTCGGCCACGACTGTCATGTGGGCGACAATGTGATCCTTGCACACTCAGCGACCCTTGGCGGGCACGTGGATGTTGGGGATTTTGTCATGGTCAGCGGCCTGGCGGCGGTGCACCAGTATTGCCGGGTCGGGCGCTATTCCTTCATCGGCGGCCTGGCGGCCGTCACCAAGGACGTTATCCCCTATGGTCTGGTCTGGGGAAATCACGCGCACCTTGAGGGCCTGAACCTGGTTGGCCTGAAACGTCGCGACTTCTCCCGTGAGACCATTTCCGAACTGCGATCAGCCTATCGGTTGCTGTTCGCCGAGGAGGGTACCTTCCAGGAGCGAGTCGACGACACCTCGGCGACCTTCGGCCACAGTGCGCCTGTGATGGAAATCATCGAGTTCATTCGCGCTGACGGCAATCGCCCCCTCTGCCTGCCGGAGCGTGAGGTCTAG
- the gltA gene encoding citrate (Si)-synthase, giving the protein MGDTAKITVGGTTVEMPILKGTDGPAVVDIRKLYAEADVFTYDPGFTSTASCESKITFIDGDKGILLHRGYPIDQLAEKSSFLEVCYLLLHGELPSAKEFEEFEHTITYHTMLHEQFDRFFMGFRRDAHPMAIMVGAVGALSAFYHDSTNVDDPQQRMISSHRLIAKMPTIAARAFKYFRGQPFVHPRNDLSYAENFLRMCFSVPAEDWKPNPILTRAMDRIFILHADHEQNASTSTVRLAGSSGANPFACIAAGIACLWGPSHGGANEEALNMLKEIGTVEAIPEYVQGVKDRRYRLMGFGHRVYKNYDPRATVMQKTCHEVLAEVGHQDDPLLKVAMELEKVALSDPYFIERKLYPNVDFYSGITLRALGFPPEMFTVLFALARTVGWISQWREMIEDPLQKIGRPRQIYTGAPHRDYVELNKRG; this is encoded by the coding sequence ATGGGCGATACGGCCAAGATTACAGTCGGCGGCACGACCGTCGAAATGCCCATTTTGAAGGGCACTGACGGCCCAGCCGTCGTCGATATCCGCAAGTTGTACGCGGAGGCCGACGTCTTCACCTATGACCCTGGCTTCACCTCAACGGCATCCTGCGAAAGCAAGATCACCTTCATCGACGGCGACAAGGGTATCCTGCTGCACCGCGGCTATCCCATCGACCAGCTGGCAGAAAAATCCAGCTTCCTCGAGGTCTGCTATCTCCTACTGCACGGCGAACTGCCGAGCGCCAAGGAGTTCGAGGAGTTCGAGCACACCATCACCTATCACACCATGCTCCATGAGCAGTTTGACCGGTTCTTCATGGGCTTCCGCCGCGACGCCCACCCCATGGCGATCATGGTCGGCGCTGTCGGCGCCCTGTCGGCCTTCTATCACGACAGCACCAATGTGGATGATCCGCAGCAGCGGATGATCTCGTCCCATCGCCTGATCGCGAAGATGCCGACCATCGCCGCCCGTGCATTCAAGTACTTCCGCGGTCAGCCCTTCGTGCACCCGCGTAATGACCTGTCCTATGCGGAAAACTTCCTGCGCATGTGCTTCTCCGTCCCGGCGGAAGACTGGAAGCCGAACCCGATCCTGACCCGCGCCATGGACCGGATCTTCATCCTCCATGCTGACCACGAGCAGAACGCCTCGACCTCCACCGTCCGTCTGGCCGGTTCGTCCGGCGCCAACCCCTTCGCCTGCATCGCAGCTGGCATTGCCTGCCTGTGGGGCCCGAGCCATGGGGGCGCCAATGAAGAAGCCCTCAACATGCTCAAGGAAATCGGCACCGTTGAAGCCATTCCTGAATACGTTCAGGGGGTGAAGGATCGCCGCTATCGCCTGATGGGCTTTGGCCACCGGGTCTACAAGAACTACGACCCCCGCGCGACGGTCATGCAGAAGACCTGCCATGAAGTCCTGGCGGAAGTCGGTCACCAGGATGACCCCCTGCTGAAGGTGGCGATGGAACTGGAAAAGGTCGCCCTGAGCGATCCCTACTTCATCGAGCGCAAGCTTTACCCGAACGTCGACTTCTATTCGGGCATCACCCTGCGCGCCCTCGGCTTCCCGCCGGAAATGTTCACCGTGCTCTTCGCCCTGGCCCGCACGGTCGGCTGGATCTCGCAGTGGCGCGAAATGATCGAGGATCCGTTGCAGAAGATCGGCCGCCCGCGGCAGATCTACACCGGCGCGCCGCACCGGGATTATGTCGAGCTCAACAAGCGCGGCTAA
- a CDS encoding glutamate--tRNA ligase: MSERPVVTRIAPSPTGSMHIGTARTALFNWLYAKHTGGTFLLRIEDTDRERSTEAAVQVIFDGLAWLGLTPDATPVFQAARADLHRAAVDELLARGMAYRDYTTQEELAQERELARAEGRVVRSVWRDHVGNYDEAQPFVVRLRSPQDGETIVDDQVKGRISFQNKDLDDLILLRTDGTPTYNLAVVVDDHDMGVTHVIRGDDHLNNAARQALIYQALGWDVPVWAHLPLIHGPDGAKLSKRHGAQAVGEFADLGYLPEAMRNYLARLGWGHGDDEIFSDEKAAEWFDVKDVVSAPARLDWAKLNHINNHYIRLAAIDRLAVEVAAILSGRGEPSKVEDAEILHRTIPLVRDGAKTLLELADAVVFALKVRPLELNEKVQGLLTEETRGRLGRLAAVLRDLSVWEGPAIEACLRTFAESEGVGLGKIGPGLRGVLSGGSPAPDLAGTLVSLGKSESLGRIEDALSPST, from the coding sequence ATGTCCGAACGACCCGTCGTCACGCGTATCGCCCCCTCGCCCACCGGCTCCATGCACATCGGCACGGCCCGGACTGCCTTGTTCAACTGGCTCTACGCCAAGCATACGGGCGGAACATTCCTGCTCCGCATCGAGGACACTGACCGGGAACGCTCCACCGAGGCCGCCGTACAGGTCATCTTTGACGGTCTGGCCTGGCTGGGCCTGACCCCGGACGCGACGCCGGTCTTCCAGGCCGCCCGGGCAGACCTGCACCGCGCCGCCGTGGATGAACTGCTGGCCCGGGGCATGGCCTATCGCGACTACACCACCCAGGAGGAGCTTGCGCAGGAGCGCGAACTCGCCCGGGCGGAGGGCCGCGTGGTCCGCTCCGTCTGGCGCGATCATGTGGGGAATTACGATGAAGCTCAACCCTTTGTCGTGAGGCTCCGCAGCCCGCAGGATGGCGAGACGATTGTTGATGATCAGGTCAAGGGACGCATCAGCTTCCAGAACAAGGATCTGGACGATCTGATCCTGCTGAGGACCGATGGCACGCCAACCTATAATCTGGCTGTTGTGGTCGATGACCATGACATGGGGGTGACCCACGTCATTCGTGGGGATGACCACCTCAACAACGCCGCCCGCCAGGCCCTGATCTATCAGGCCCTGGGTTGGGACGTGCCCGTCTGGGCCCACCTGCCGCTGATCCACGGTCCGGATGGCGCAAAGCTTTCCAAGCGTCATGGCGCCCAGGCCGTCGGAGAGTTCGCCGACCTTGGATATCTGCCAGAGGCCATGCGCAACTACCTCGCCCGGCTGGGCTGGGGTCATGGCGATGACGAGATCTTTTCTGACGAAAAGGCGGCCGAATGGTTCGACGTGAAGGACGTGGTCAGCGCCCCGGCAAGGCTGGACTGGGCAAAGCTGAACCACATCAACAATCACTATATCCGGCTAGCGGCGATTGACCGGCTGGCTGTGGAGGTCGCGGCGATCCTTTCAGGTCGGGGAGAACCGTCCAAGGTTGAGGATGCGGAGATACTGCACCGCACAATTCCCCTGGTCAGGGACGGCGCCAAGACCCTGCTGGAACTGGCGGACGCGGTCGTCTTCGCCCTTAAGGTCAGACCCCTGGAGCTCAATGAAAAGGTCCAGGGACTGCTCACCGAAGAGACTCGGGGGCGACTGGGCCGGCTGGCCGCCGTCCTGCGTGATCTGTCCGTCTGGGAGGGGCCGGCCATCGAGGCCTGCCTTCGGACATTCGCTGAATCCGAAGGTGTTGGCCTTGGCAAGATTGGCCCTGGCCTGCGCGGTGTCCTGTCTGGGGGATCTCCGGCGCCAGATCTTGCAGGAACTCTGGTTAGCTTAGGGAAATCGGAAAGTTTAGGTCGTATTGAGGATGCTCTTTCGCCGTCCACATAA
- the lpxB gene encoding lipid-A-disaccharide synthase yields MARPLCVMLVATEASGDDRGAGLAAALREKLGDKVRFIGAGGQKMAAVGVESIFDISELSILGVVDALAVYRRAMQLVKLTVDLAIRERPDVVVLIDSWAFSLRVANRIRKQIPGLPLIKYVAPQVWAWRRGRAKVLARSVDHLLSIHTFDAPYFEAEGLPTTFVGNAALGVDFRDADPGRIKAELAIPEGAEILLVLPGSRPSEIRRVLPPFAEAVARLQADRPDLQVIIPAAPTVAEAVRHAVESWPVRPHVVDGDRAKYDAMKAATVALACSGTVTIELALAGCPMVVAYRIDALTYALVNWLVRRPITLFNIAAKTLVAPEFIQEDCTGEKLAAAISDRLNDPALRTAQSAKQLAALDIMGRGGPDPSIAAADALIRIVGASRP; encoded by the coding sequence ATGGCCCGTCCCCTCTGCGTCATGCTGGTTGCAACCGAAGCTTCCGGCGACGATCGTGGGGCGGGGCTCGCCGCAGCCCTGCGGGAAAAGCTCGGAGACAAGGTGCGGTTCATCGGCGCAGGCGGCCAGAAGATGGCGGCCGTCGGCGTTGAGTCCATCTTCGACATTTCAGAGCTGTCCATTCTGGGCGTCGTCGACGCCCTGGCAGTCTACCGGCGCGCCATGCAACTGGTGAAGCTGACCGTGGACCTGGCCATCCGGGAGCGGCCCGACGTGGTTGTGCTGATCGATTCCTGGGCCTTCAGCCTTCGGGTCGCCAACCGGATCCGCAAACAGATACCCGGCCTACCGCTCATCAAGTATGTGGCGCCCCAGGTCTGGGCCTGGCGGCGCGGTCGGGCAAAGGTCCTGGCCAGGTCTGTCGACCACCTTCTCTCCATACACACCTTCGATGCACCCTATTTTGAGGCTGAAGGCCTGCCAACGACCTTTGTGGGAAATGCGGCCCTGGGCGTCGACTTCCGGGATGCTGATCCAGGACGGATCAAGGCCGAGTTGGCCATTCCCGAAGGCGCGGAAATCCTGCTTGTCCTGCCCGGGTCCCGCCCCAGTGAGATTCGCCGGGTCCTCCCGCCCTTTGCCGAGGCGGTGGCGCGCTTGCAGGCCGACAGACCAGATCTGCAGGTCATTATCCCCGCGGCCCCCACAGTCGCTGAGGCTGTGCGACATGCTGTGGAGTCATGGCCGGTCCGACCGCATGTGGTTGACGGCGACAGGGCCAAGTACGACGCCATGAAGGCGGCCACGGTCGCGCTGGCCTGCTCTGGCACAGTGACCATCGAGCTGGCCCTGGCCGGCTGTCCCATGGTGGTGGCCTACAGGATCGATGCCCTGACTTACGCTTTGGTCAACTGGTTGGTCCGCCGCCCGATCACCCTGTTCAACATTGCAGCCAAGACCCTGGTCGCACCGGAATTCATTCAGGAAGACTGCACAGGGGAAAAACTGGCGGCGGCCATTTCAGACCGATTGAATGACCCGGCCCTGCGAACCGCCCAGTCGGCCAAACAGCTTGCGGCGCTCGACATCATGGGGAGGGGAGGGCCTGACCCCTCAATCGCAGCGGCTGACGCCCTGATAAGGATTGTGGGCGCTTCCCGACCATAA
- a CDS encoding competence protein ComEC, translating to MTLADNAPTAVGDRDGRHITRYLNPPSPRALWAHFREEIRAQIDQWPLWLPVATGCGSAIYFILPREPTAWLAWILLGVAVTLVACRQRLVSGRWMLAGLVLVASAVGGFSAAKLRTERVRAPVVPADLGVVVVDAFVVDIPSPGQGGQRLLLAPIAISRLAPEETPIRVRVTLKPSATLPAPGQVIRLKAMINPPPPPASPGAYDFARDAFFDSIGGVGFALGAPEVMASKAAPPFRLALQMRINAMRWALTRQIVGILGPQEGGLAAAMVTGHEAYIPKAEVDNLRAAGLAHIISISGLHMAIVGGFTFAAIRLAIAAWPWLALRVSGKKVAALAGFAMVMGYLCLSGWPNPAIRAAITASCAFWAMVFDRRAISLHTLGMSALLILAVQPEAVTEPGFQMSFAATCALVALAENWPRPAREIQAPWAIRMVQGAGTLFMASLMASLVAGLATGPFALQHFNRISTYGLASNLLVEPISTFVMLPVLAIGAVLAPFGLGAAPLHVAGDAIAAMNRIAEVAATAPLSQITVASAPSWTLAASFLGILFLSIWKGRWRWLGLPLALAVNLAPRPPQPDAWVSADASAFAVRLGGEAIFFRPDVKLFAAQVWARRRGLLEPTNQQVARDAAYQCDRWSCVQSRADAPDMAAVWTRREGTAERDRDRLCKAEVLVLRGDADHSPCPSGLVLSAGDFRAGGSAELYKRPDGSWRIVWAQPLRGDRPWTHGVTSSD from the coding sequence ATGACTTTGGCGGACAATGCCCCGACGGCGGTCGGGGACAGGGACGGGCGTCATATCACGCGTTATCTGAACCCTCCTAGTCCAAGGGCGCTCTGGGCGCATTTCCGGGAGGAAATCCGGGCGCAGATTGATCAATGGCCACTCTGGCTTCCGGTGGCGACCGGATGTGGTTCGGCCATTTATTTCATCCTTCCCCGCGAACCCACTGCCTGGCTCGCCTGGATCCTGCTGGGAGTGGCGGTCACCCTGGTGGCCTGTCGCCAAAGACTGGTCAGCGGACGCTGGATGCTGGCGGGACTTGTGCTTGTTGCATCCGCCGTCGGCGGCTTTTCGGCAGCAAAGCTGCGGACCGAGCGGGTGAGGGCGCCAGTCGTGCCAGCTGACCTTGGCGTTGTTGTGGTTGACGCCTTTGTCGTCGACATTCCGAGTCCCGGACAGGGCGGGCAGCGCCTCCTGCTGGCGCCCATCGCCATCAGCCGGCTGGCGCCTGAGGAGACCCCGATCCGTGTGAGGGTCACCCTCAAGCCGTCAGCCACCCTGCCAGCGCCCGGCCAGGTCATTCGCCTCAAGGCCATGATCAATCCGCCGCCGCCGCCAGCCAGTCCCGGAGCGTATGACTTCGCCCGGGACGCGTTTTTCGACAGCATTGGCGGTGTGGGATTTGCCCTTGGCGCGCCCGAGGTCATGGCTTCGAAAGCCGCTCCGCCCTTCCGGCTGGCCCTGCAGATGCGCATCAACGCCATGCGTTGGGCCCTGACCCGGCAGATCGTCGGCATTCTGGGGCCTCAGGAAGGTGGTCTGGCCGCCGCCATGGTGACCGGCCACGAGGCCTACATTCCCAAGGCCGAGGTGGACAATCTCCGGGCGGCCGGCCTTGCACACATCATTTCGATTTCGGGCCTGCACATGGCCATTGTCGGAGGATTCACCTTCGCGGCGATCCGGCTGGCGATTGCCGCCTGGCCCTGGCTCGCCCTGAGGGTTTCCGGAAAGAAGGTAGCGGCCCTGGCCGGATTCGCCATGGTCATGGGGTATCTATGCCTTTCCGGCTGGCCAAATCCTGCCATACGCGCCGCCATCACGGCCTCCTGCGCCTTCTGGGCCATGGTCTTTGACCGGCGTGCGATCAGTTTGCATACCCTTGGCATGTCGGCCCTTCTGATCCTCGCGGTCCAGCCTGAGGCCGTGACCGAACCCGGTTTCCAGATGTCCTTCGCCGCGACCTGCGCCCTGGTGGCCCTGGCGGAAAACTGGCCAAGGCCAGCCCGGGAAATTCAGGCGCCGTGGGCCATTCGGATGGTTCAAGGTGCGGGAACCCTCTTCATGGCCAGTCTGATGGCGAGCCTGGTGGCCGGACTGGCGACAGGGCCCTTCGCCCTGCAGCACTTCAACCGCATTTCGACCTATGGACTGGCGAGCAATCTTCTGGTCGAGCCGATCTCTACCTTTGTCATGCTGCCAGTCCTCGCCATCGGGGCTGTGCTCGCGCCCTTCGGTCTCGGCGCTGCGCCCCTGCATGTGGCGGGCGACGCCATTGCGGCCATGAACCGGATTGCCGAAGTGGCGGCCACTGCGCCGCTGTCCCAGATCACCGTGGCGAGCGCCCCATCCTGGACCCTGGCCGCGTCGTTTCTCGGTATCCTTTTCCTCTCTATCTGGAAGGGCCGCTGGCGATGGCTGGGCCTTCCCCTGGCCCTTGCGGTCAACCTGGCCCCGAGGCCGCCCCAACCCGACGCGTGGGTCTCTGCAGACGCCTCGGCGTTTGCCGTACGGTTGGGCGGGGAGGCCATATTCTTCAGGCCTGACGTGAAACTGTTTGCGGCCCAGGTCTGGGCCCGACGCCGCGGTTTGCTTGAGCCGACCAACCAGCAGGTTGCCCGGGACGCCGCCTATCAGTGCGACCGCTGGTCTTGCGTCCAGAGCAGGGCGGATGCGCCTGACATGGCCGCCGTGTGGACCCGGCGGGAAGGAACGGCTGAACGTGACAGGGACCGGCTCTGCAAGGCTGAGGTCCTGGTTCTGCGGGGTGACGCGGACCATAGCCCCTGTCCTTCAGGACTCGTCCTGAGCGCAGGGGATTTCAGGGCCGGTGGCTCGGCTGAGCTTTACAAACGTCCGGACGGGAGCTGGCGTATTGTCTGGGCCCAGCCCCTCCGGGGAGATCGTCCCTGGACGCACGGCGTGACATCCTCGGACTAG
- the fabZ gene encoding 3-hydroxyacyl-[acyl-carrier-protein] dehydratase FabZ has product MSDAEAKPKSGVSIDIAEILVRIPHRFPFLLVDRAEDYVAGESIVGIKAVTFNEPFFQGHFPDYPVMPGVLIVEAIAQTGAVLMSKTLDVDPRGKTILFASVDNCRFRHPVRPGDLLRLEVRVDKARGGLFKFHGRAMVGDKMAAECDYAAMLVETPTS; this is encoded by the coding sequence ATGAGTGACGCTGAGGCCAAACCGAAGTCAGGGGTATCGATTGATATCGCTGAGATCCTTGTCCGGATACCGCACCGCTTTCCCTTTCTGCTGGTTGATCGCGCTGAAGACTATGTGGCGGGCGAAAGCATTGTCGGCATCAAGGCCGTGACGTTCAACGAACCCTTCTTCCAGGGGCACTTTCCCGACTATCCGGTCATGCCGGGTGTGCTGATTGTCGAGGCCATCGCCCAGACGGGCGCCGTCCTGATGTCCAAGACCCTGGATGTTGATCCGCGCGGCAAGACCATCCTTTTTGCTTCCGTAGACAATTGCCGCTTCCGCCACCCTGTCAGGCCAGGCGACCTGCTCAGACTGGAAGTGCGGGTGGATAAGGCCAGGGGCGGTCTGTTCAAGTTCCATGGTCGCGCCATGGTCGGAGACAAGATGGCCGCAGAGTGCGACTACGCCGCCATGCTGGTGGAGACCCCGACCTCATGA
- the lpxD gene encoding UDP-3-O-(3-hydroxymyristoyl)glucosamine N-acyltransferase, translating to MPDSRFYEDLGPVSLADIAMATGAELGEGADPSLMIQGVAVLAHAKRDSLTFVSDKKYLADLSTSEAGACVLPPRLAAEAPSGCSVLIAKNPQAVYALAALKLHRPHRHAGQTAISLDAGLEEGVELAPGVVIGQGARIGRGTRIGANTVIGPGVTIGRDCQIGSNASISFAMIGDRVMIYSNAVVGEAGFGATLGPAGIIDIPQLGRVIIQDGVTLGAGVTVDRGAYDDTSIGENTKIDNLVHIGHNTRVGRNCVMAAYVGISGSVTIGDGARFGGRAGVADHITIGDGAQVGGAAGVLKDIPAGEIWSGYPAQPLRKWLREVNWLSKAAARPRSGGEDE from the coding sequence ATGCCTGACAGCCGTTTCTATGAAGACCTTGGACCTGTCTCCCTGGCGGATATCGCCATGGCGACAGGCGCCGAGTTGGGGGAGGGAGCTGATCCGTCCCTGATGATCCAGGGGGTGGCGGTCCTGGCGCACGCCAAACGTGACAGCCTCACCTTTGTCTCTGACAAGAAATACCTGGCGGACCTTTCGACTTCTGAAGCAGGGGCCTGCGTTTTGCCGCCAAGGCTTGCCGCCGAAGCGCCGTCCGGCTGTTCAGTGCTCATCGCCAAGAATCCCCAGGCTGTGTACGCGCTGGCGGCGCTGAAGCTGCACAGGCCGCATCGACACGCCGGCCAGACGGCCATTTCGCTCGATGCAGGCCTGGAGGAGGGCGTCGAGCTGGCTCCAGGAGTCGTGATCGGTCAGGGCGCACGGATCGGCCGTGGAACCCGGATCGGCGCCAACACGGTGATCGGCCCTGGCGTCACCATCGGGCGCGACTGCCAGATCGGGTCCAACGCCTCGATTTCATTCGCCATGATCGGCGACAGGGTGATGATCTATTCCAACGCCGTCGTCGGTGAGGCCGGCTTCGGCGCTACCCTTGGTCCTGCCGGGATCATCGATATTCCGCAGCTGGGGCGCGTCATCATCCAGGACGGTGTCACCCTTGGCGCTGGCGTGACAGTAGATCGCGGCGCCTATGACGACACGTCGATTGGCGAGAACACCAAGATCGACAACCTTGTGCACATTGGCCACAACACAAGAGTAGGCCGCAACTGCGTCATGGCGGCCTATGTCGGGATATCGGGCAGCGTTACCATTGGTGACGGTGCGCGCTTTGGCGGTCGCGCCGGTGTGGCTGACCACATCACCATCGGTGATGGCGCACAGGTCGGCGGCGCCGCCGGCGTTCTGAAGGATATTCCTGCTGGTGAAATCTGGAGCGGCTATCCCGCCCAACCTCTGAGGAAGTGGCTCAGGGAAGTGAACTGGCTATCGAAAGCTGCGGCGCGGCCGCGGTCCGGGGGTGAAGATGAGTGA
- a CDS encoding UDP-2,3-diacylglucosamine pyrophosphatase, protein MAGKLGLIAGGGTLPVEIAQHCEQAGREVFIARLKGFAGPELDAFPGAEVGLAEVGKCIKLLKRAGCKSVCLVGNVSRPDFASLKPDLRGLAILPSVIMAARKGDDALLRVILDEFSKEGFLIEGAHEAKSDLTLRAGAMGRISPGPQHKTDIARALLVARKIGELDIGQGAVVCDGLVLAVEAQEGTDAMLRRVANEIPTAIRGQPGAYRGVLAKAPKPIQETKVDMPTIGLATVQRAAAAGLAGIAGEAGRLLVLDRDQVIDLADELGLFVYGVEPE, encoded by the coding sequence GTGGCCGGAAAGCTTGGTCTCATCGCCGGCGGAGGCACTCTGCCGGTTGAGATTGCACAGCATTGCGAACAGGCGGGGCGGGAGGTCTTCATCGCCCGCCTGAAGGGGTTCGCTGGTCCCGAACTCGACGCTTTTCCCGGGGCGGAGGTCGGCCTCGCCGAGGTGGGGAAGTGCATCAAGCTTCTCAAGCGGGCAGGCTGCAAGTCGGTATGCCTGGTCGGCAATGTCAGCCGGCCCGACTTTGCATCGCTCAAGCCTGACCTGCGCGGTCTGGCCATACTGCCGTCGGTGATCATGGCCGCACGCAAGGGCGATGACGCCCTGCTCAGGGTCATTCTTGATGAGTTCTCCAAGGAAGGCTTCCTTATCGAAGGCGCCCATGAGGCCAAGAGCGACCTGACCTTGAGAGCCGGCGCCATGGGCCGGATTTCACCTGGCCCCCAACACAAGACCGACATTGCCCGGGCCCTGCTGGTTGCCCGGAAAATCGGCGAGCTGGACATAGGTCAAGGCGCTGTCGTCTGCGACGGGCTGGTCCTGGCCGTCGAGGCGCAGGAGGGCACCGACGCCATGCTCAGGCGGGTCGCAAACGAGATACCGACGGCCATACGCGGACAGCCGGGAGCCTATCGTGGTGTTCTGGCGAAGGCGCCCAAGCCCATCCAGGAGACAAAGGTGGACATGCCGACCATCGGCCTCGCCACTGTCCAGAGGGCCGCAGCCGCCGGGCTGGCGGGCATTGCCGGCGAAGCTGGTCGTCTGCTGGTTCTTGACCGGGATCAGGTTATCGACCTGGCCGATGAGCTTGGCCTTTTCGTCTACGGCGTGGAGCCCGAGTAG